The proteins below are encoded in one region of Bacteroidia bacterium:
- a CDS encoding gliding motility-associated C-terminal domain-containing protein: MRKLITPLLLFMGLGMQAQDDLQMMGVTAPITPACSYTSTESITVTFRNNGPNPLTNVTIDFFYRVDANPVNSDLAVFYASIPVAAVVSHTYTVPADFSASGNYLLDAWLVFAGDPVTANDSLIDFLIENTATDGGNITPGTAVVCNGANSGSLTLSGETGTIIDWQYSTDGGFTWNPTGNNTNTYNYLNLVVNTLFRVEVQNPPCPVTYSDTASITVNGPSVGGTVTADATVCSSGNSGTLNLIGSTGSVVKWEYSDDGGFSWNVIANTTTSHNYTNLTVTTLFRAIVQATPCPDDTSTFATITVDAAPVGGSVTSNATVCAGSNSGTLTLGGHSGTILNWEFSTDGGFTWTPIANTTTTQNYTNLLITTMYRAVLGNGVCANVNSTPATITVTPPPAGGIVSATQTVCSGSNSGTLTLSGHGGAVVRWERSVDGGFTWITIANVTTSQNFLNLVTTTMYRAVVNNGICPNVNATPATVFVSPAAVGGTVSTNATVCAPTNSGLLSLAGHTGTVSRWEYSTDGGFTWVNISNTTTSHTYSNLTVTTRFRARISNGSCTAVSTAAIITVTPASVGGTTSSSATVCSGTNSGTITLSGHNGSVTEWLSSTVSINGPWTPIANTTTSQSYLNLSATTYYAARVMSGTCTADTSSVVTITIDPVSVAGTLSADNTVCASSNAGTITLAGQTGSILYWEMSTDGGFTWTTLSNNTTSQAYNNLTLTTQYRVIVRSGVCSADTSNVVTITVDPVVVGGAVTSNAVVCSGSNSGTLTLSGHIGSVVSWLSSTTSPAGPWSVIVNSTTSQGYLNLTTTTWYCAIVQSGVCGSDTSSVAQITVDAVSLGGVLAMSDTVCGDVNGDTLSLTGFVGIIQEWQYSTNGGFSWVSVFTSDDSLLYTNLTTTTMYQVIVQNGVCPSDTSNAITIAITPPSNGGLTGPDKAFCEGVNNDSVMVSGYTGTILGWIMSTSGPAGPWTPLVNTSATQTYSGLTTTTWYAAVVQSGGCTPDTSSVATITIHPNPVSVFSPDTNRVCLGTPITFTSSSSVSTGFIASFTWNFGDNISVGNNNPVTHTYLYADTFYVSLMVTSNQGCTDTLVDTMYVNPIPSSVIVAAGPVTFCSGDSVILTAPSGSNYTYLWTPGGATSQTIVADSGAVYYVTVTDTLTGCFSSDSMVVTVNALPVVNAGNDTTISLGTVINLNGSGGGSYAWIPTTVSNPFIADPEIQPTSTTTYILTVTDQNGCLGSDSVTITVENDYIVHVMNLLTPNADGYNDSWVIDGILFYPDNTVKIYNRNGQLVYSKENYDNQWTGTWKDVELPDGTYYYVLTFSGSEKIYKGSVTVLRNN; this comes from the coding sequence ATGAGAAAACTCATTACCCCCCTCTTACTTTTTATGGGATTAGGAATGCAGGCGCAAGACGACCTTCAGATGATGGGAGTCACAGCCCCCATTACACCGGCTTGTTCCTATACTTCTACTGAGAGTATTACGGTAACATTCCGGAACAATGGTCCCAACCCCTTGACCAATGTAACCATTGATTTCTTTTACCGGGTAGATGCTAATCCGGTGAATTCCGACTTAGCGGTGTTTTACGCATCTATTCCAGTTGCGGCCGTTGTCTCTCATACGTATACAGTTCCTGCTGATTTTTCCGCCTCCGGAAATTACCTGCTGGATGCATGGCTTGTTTTTGCGGGTGACCCGGTTACGGCGAATGATTCACTCATTGATTTTCTGATTGAGAACACGGCCACTGACGGTGGAAATATTACACCGGGTACTGCGGTGGTTTGTAATGGTGCAAACAGCGGATCGCTGACACTCAGCGGAGAAACAGGTACAATTATAGACTGGCAGTATTCCACAGACGGTGGATTCACATGGAATCCTACAGGAAATAATACGAACACGTACAATTATCTGAATCTGGTGGTGAATACATTATTCCGGGTGGAAGTTCAGAATCCTCCTTGTCCTGTTACTTATTCTGACACTGCTTCGATAACGGTCAATGGCCCTTCGGTGGGCGGAACTGTAACCGCAGATGCCACAGTGTGTTCTTCCGGAAATTCCGGCACACTCAATCTGATCGGATCAACCGGTTCTGTGGTGAAATGGGAATATTCGGACGATGGTGGATTTAGCTGGAATGTTATCGCAAATACAACTACTTCTCATAACTACACCAACCTGACAGTTACCACCTTGTTCCGGGCCATTGTGCAGGCCACTCCCTGCCCCGATGATACTTCCACCTTTGCTACAATTACTGTGGATGCGGCCCCTGTGGGCGGAAGTGTCACCAGTAATGCTACAGTATGTGCGGGTTCCAATTCCGGTACCTTAACTCTGGGAGGACATTCCGGAACTATTCTGAACTGGGAATTCTCCACCGACGGAGGCTTTACCTGGACTCCCATCGCAAACACCACTACCACGCAGAATTACACGAACCTGCTGATCACTACCATGTATCGTGCAGTATTGGGCAACGGCGTTTGTGCTAATGTCAATTCTACTCCTGCTACCATAACCGTAACGCCTCCTCCCGCCGGAGGAATTGTTAGCGCAACACAAACAGTATGTTCCGGGTCAAACAGCGGAACGCTTACCTTATCCGGTCACGGAGGCGCTGTGGTACGCTGGGAACGTTCCGTTGACGGCGGATTCACCTGGATCACTATTGCCAACGTTACCACTTCCCAGAATTTTCTAAATCTGGTTACCACCACGATGTATCGCGCAGTGGTAAACAATGGGATATGTCCCAATGTCAACGCTACTCCCGCTACGGTTTTTGTGAGTCCGGCTGCAGTTGGTGGAACGGTGTCAACCAACGCCACAGTTTGTGCCCCTACCAATTCCGGTCTTCTTTCGCTTGCGGGGCACACAGGTACGGTGTCGCGGTGGGAATATTCCACGGATGGGGGATTCACCTGGGTGAACATTTCCAATACCACCACCTCTCATACATATTCTAACCTGACCGTAACTACCCGTTTCCGCGCACGCATCAGCAATGGTTCGTGTACGGCGGTGTCAACGGCGGCTATCATTACGGTTACTCCGGCATCCGTCGGGGGAACAACTTCATCGTCTGCCACGGTATGCTCCGGTACGAACAGTGGTACAATAACCCTTTCGGGACATAACGGAAGTGTAACGGAATGGCTGAGCTCTACCGTGAGCATCAACGGACCCTGGACACCTATCGCCAATACCACCACATCCCAGTCATACCTTAACCTTTCGGCCACAACTTATTATGCTGCAAGAGTGATGAGTGGTACATGTACAGCAGATACTTCGTCGGTCGTTACCATTACTATTGATCCTGTTTCCGTAGCGGGAACACTCAGTGCGGATAACACAGTGTGTGCCTCTTCCAATGCAGGAACCATTACCCTCGCAGGACAAACAGGCTCCATTCTCTACTGGGAAATGTCTACCGACGGCGGATTTACCTGGACCACCCTTTCCAACAATACTACATCCCAGGCTTATAATAATCTCACTCTTACAACTCAATATCGCGTTATAGTACGATCCGGAGTTTGTTCAGCGGATACTTCCAATGTGGTGACAATAACAGTAGATCCGGTAGTAGTCGGAGGTGCAGTAACATCGAATGCTGTCGTTTGTTCTGGATCCAACAGCGGAACTCTCACTCTGAGCGGACACATTGGTTCAGTTGTTTCCTGGTTATCCTCAACCACCAGTCCTGCGGGTCCCTGGTCAGTAATTGTGAATTCCACGACCTCGCAGGGCTATCTTAACCTGACAACCACTACTTGGTATTGTGCGATTGTACAAAGTGGTGTTTGCGGATCAGATACCAGCAGTGTGGCTCAGATTACCGTAGATGCAGTTTCATTGGGAGGAGTGCTTGCCATGAGTGACACAGTGTGTGGTGATGTGAACGGTGATACGCTGTCGCTTACCGGTTTTGTTGGAATAATCCAGGAATGGCAGTATTCAACCAACGGAGGATTTTCCTGGGTAAGTGTATTTACTTCTGATGACTCCCTCCTCTATACTAACCTTACAACCACCACCATGTACCAGGTGATCGTTCAGAACGGGGTTTGCCCTTCGGATACCTCGAATGCCATTACCATCGCCATCACCCCACCCTCCAATGGTGGTCTCACAGGACCTGACAAAGCCTTTTGTGAGGGCGTGAACAACGACTCGGTGATGGTTTCAGGCTACACGGGCACTATTTTGGGATGGATAATGTCCACGAGTGGTCCTGCAGGACCCTGGACTCCTCTTGTAAATACATCGGCTACTCAAACCTACAGCGGCCTGACAACCACTACCTGGTATGCAGCAGTAGTTCAAAGCGGCGGATGCACCCCTGACACGTCTTCGGTGGCTACGATTACCATTCACCCGAATCCGGTTTCAGTATTCAGTCCGGATACGAACAGGGTTTGTCTGGGTACTCCCATCACATTTACATCCTCCTCCTCTGTTTCAACAGGATTTATTGCCTCGTTCACCTGGAATTTTGGGGATAACATCTCCGTTGGAAATAATAACCCGGTGACACATACTTATCTCTATGCAGATACGTTTTATGTTTCTCTGATGGTTACTTCGAACCAGGGATGTACAGATACACTGGTAGATACCATGTACGTTAATCCGATTCCTTCTTCGGTCATTGTCGCCGCAGGACCGGTAACTTTCTGTTCCGGTGATTCTGTGATCCTGACCGCTCCTTCCGGCAGCAACTATACCTATCTGTGGACACCGGGTGGAGCCACCAGCCAAACAATAGTAGCAGATTCAGGTGCTGTTTATTATGTAACCGTTACCGATACACTTACCGGATGTTTCTCGTCAGACAGCATGGTTGTGACGGTGAACGCTCTTCCCGTAGTCAATGCCGGAAATGATACAACCATCAGTCTGGGTACGGTAATTAACCTGAATGGTTCTGGCGGCGGATCGTATGCATGGATTCCCACAACGGTTTCCAATCCTTTTATTGCGGATCCTGAGATTCAGCCAACCTCCACCACAACGTATATACTTACGGTGACCGACCAGAACGGTTGCCTGGGCTCCGACAGCGTTACAATAACTGTTGAAAATGATTACATCGTTCATGTGATGAATCTTCTTACTCCGAATGCCGACGGTTATAATGATTCCTGGGTGATTGACGGCATACTTTTTTATCCCGACAACACCGTTAAAATTTATAACCGGAACGGACAGTTGGTTTATTCCAAAGAGAACTACGATAACCAATGGACCGGCACGTGGAAGGATGTAGAATTGCCTGATGGTACCTATTACTATGTCCTTACCTTTTCCGGATCGGAAAAGATCTACAAAGGTTCTGTAACCGTTCTGAGAAATAACTGA
- a CDS encoding DUF5606 domain-containing protein, whose product MDITKVISISGFPGLYKVVAQASNGLIVESLVDKKRMPAYSSYKISGMEDISMFTTGDDKPLKEVFKAIFEKEQGGPALDHKSTDEEIRQYFAVIVPEYDKERVRISDMKKAIQWYNILQKTELLTAEEPKEDEKLSLDKDKGAASHKGSLKDAGSKTVKTNAPHVKTQGVRKIGGGS is encoded by the coding sequence ATGGATATTACAAAAGTGATCTCAATTAGCGGGTTTCCCGGCCTTTATAAAGTTGTGGCTCAGGCCAGCAACGGGCTGATCGTGGAGTCGCTGGTTGACAAAAAGCGGATGCCGGCCTATTCATCCTACAAGATTTCCGGCATGGAAGATATTTCCATGTTCACCACCGGTGATGATAAACCTCTGAAGGAAGTATTCAAAGCTATTTTTGAAAAGGAGCAGGGCGGACCTGCCTTAGATCATAAATCCACCGACGAAGAGATCCGGCAATACTTTGCCGTGATAGTTCCTGAATATGATAAAGAGCGTGTCAGGATTTCAGATATGAAGAAAGCGATTCAGTGGTATAATATATTACAAAAGACAGAATTGCTGACTGCGGAGGAACCAAAGGAAGACGAAAAGCTGAGCCTGGACAAGGATAAAGGCGCTGCCTCGCATAAGGGATCGCTGAAGGACGCTGGCTCCAAAACAGTTAAAACAAATGCTCCCCACGTGAAAACGCAGGGTGTCCGAAAGATTGGAGGAGGGTCCTGA
- a CDS encoding C40 family peptidase, with protein sequence MIASCGRERYSSSSVLAQQQKLRDKYSVLLQVEPVAIHDFTLYKFTDHWIGVPYKYGGKDEGGIDCSGFVSRLQKEVYGREVNGPSWSIADNCIRIQRSELREGDLVFFSIGSAKISHTGVYLQNNFFIHASTSKGVMISSLTENYYMKYFHSAGRPR encoded by the coding sequence ATGATCGCATCCTGCGGAAGGGAGAGGTATAGCAGCAGTTCTGTATTGGCCCAGCAGCAAAAACTGCGTGACAAGTATTCTGTGCTATTACAAGTGGAACCGGTTGCTATACATGATTTCACCCTTTATAAATTTACTGATCACTGGATCGGGGTACCTTATAAATACGGCGGGAAGGACGAGGGCGGTATAGACTGCTCGGGATTTGTTTCACGGTTACAAAAGGAAGTTTACGGCAGAGAGGTGAACGGCCCGTCATGGTCCATAGCCGATAACTGCATCCGGATTCAGCGTTCAGAACTCCGCGAAGGTGATCTTGTGTTCTTTAGCATCGGGTCAGCTAAAATTTCACATACGGGCGTATACCTGCAGAATAACTTTTTTATTCACGCCAGTACGTCCAAAGGGGTGATGATTTCTTCCCTGACCGAGAATTATTACATGAAGTACTTTCACTCAGCCGGAAGACCAAGATAG
- a CDS encoding acyl-CoA dehydrogenase family protein produces the protein MDFELNENQLMIRDMIRKFSEEHIRPKMMEWDETQEFPIPVFKKLGELGLMGVLVPETYGGSGFSYTEYVTAIIEIAKVCGSVGLSVAAHNSLCTGHILQFGNEEQKKKYLPRLATAEWIGAWGLTEVGTGSDAGGMMTVAKKDGDFYVLSGSKNFITHGKSGNVAVVIARTGEKGDAHGMTSFIIEKGTPGFSAGRKENKLGMRCSETTELIFDNCRVHKSQVMGKEGDGFIQAMKVLDGGRISIAALACGIARGAFEAAVKYSKEREQFGKPISQFQAIAFKLADMGTRLEAAELLTFRAADMKNKGQKMTKEGAVAKYYASEAAVWISNEAVQIFGGYGYTKDFPVEKYYRDSKLCTIGEGTSEIQKVVIAREILK, from the coding sequence ATAGACTTCGAGTTGAACGAAAATCAGCTGATGATCCGTGACATGATCCGGAAATTCAGCGAGGAACATATCCGGCCAAAAATGATGGAATGGGATGAAACTCAGGAGTTTCCCATCCCTGTTTTCAAAAAATTGGGCGAACTCGGACTCATGGGTGTACTGGTGCCTGAAACATACGGCGGAAGCGGGTTTTCCTATACAGAATACGTTACTGCGATTATAGAAATAGCAAAAGTGTGTGGATCAGTGGGGCTGTCTGTTGCAGCGCATAATTCACTTTGTACCGGACACATTTTGCAGTTTGGGAACGAAGAGCAGAAGAAGAAATATCTTCCCAGACTTGCCACGGCAGAGTGGATCGGAGCATGGGGACTCACGGAAGTGGGAACAGGATCAGATGCCGGTGGAATGATGACCGTGGCGAAAAAGGACGGAGATTTTTATGTGCTCAGCGGAAGCAAGAATTTTATTACACACGGGAAAAGCGGAAATGTAGCCGTAGTGATCGCCCGGACCGGAGAGAAAGGAGATGCCCATGGTATGACGTCTTTTATTATCGAAAAAGGCACTCCGGGATTTTCGGCCGGAAGAAAGGAAAACAAACTGGGCATGCGGTGCAGCGAAACAACGGAACTCATCTTTGATAACTGCCGGGTTCATAAGAGCCAGGTCATGGGGAAAGAAGGGGATGGATTTATACAGGCAATGAAAGTCCTTGACGGAGGACGGATATCAATCGCAGCCTTAGCCTGTGGCATTGCACGTGGCGCGTTTGAGGCAGCTGTAAAATATTCCAAAGAAAGAGAACAGTTCGGAAAGCCGATCTCGCAATTTCAAGCCATTGCATTTAAACTTGCCGACATGGGCACACGGCTCGAAGCCGCTGAGCTCCTTACCTTCCGGGCAGCGGATATGAAAAACAAAGGACAGAAGATGACCAAGGAAGGTGCCGTTGCTAAATATTACGCCTCCGAAGCGGCGGTGTGGATAAGCAACGAAGCTGTGCAGATTTTTGGCGGCTATGGTTATACAAAGGATTTTCCTGTAGAGAAATATTACCGCGACAGCAAGTTGTGCACGATCGGAGAAGGTACTTCAGAGATTCAAAAGGTAGTGATCGCCCGTGAAATACTTAAATAA
- a CDS encoding type IX secretion system membrane protein PorP/SprF, which produces MKKLFLISFALTLAVTVRAQQLPLYSQYMYNPFLHNPSLTGFKESPQVFLVHRQQWRDMPGSPVTNALSVDGKFPGNEKIGMGLYVYQDVTDLIERLGLGGAYSYSFQLSGDHFLLAGLSFGVTDNQIDFSRALVMDKDDPFLYSDKRRKISMDAAFGLTYWWNDLQVGFSVPQLLGNDVRYISNESNAYYHLSRHYTAGAKYSFNISESNQIKGEPSVMVRMMKGAPVQVDVNAMVSWKDFLFGGFSYRSNYAVGAHFGIKLNHSLSAGYYYDYVISDIGSYSGGGHEFMLGYAFGGKKEEKKPEENSVQQMTDSLLMVLKKENQEQKTEIDSLKKAVDDLRNVPVPVNYNPGGNNTPGGNNTPGGSNPNNPGSSNTTPVDTAGLIKKASLTEFKTEIGATIDPGFYVIVGAFKGEGNAMEVKEKWIKMGYQTSKVLFNAKRKLFYVTVLQTPVKDAAITELKEVRSGAEDTWIFEMK; this is translated from the coding sequence ATGAAAAAGCTTTTCCTCATAAGTTTCGCTCTTACCCTCGCCGTTACCGTCAGGGCACAGCAACTGCCATTGTACAGTCAGTATATGTACAATCCTTTCTTGCATAACCCTTCATTAACGGGATTCAAAGAGAGCCCTCAGGTTTTTCTTGTGCACCGGCAGCAATGGAGAGATATGCCCGGTTCTCCTGTGACTAACGCCCTTTCTGTAGATGGAAAATTTCCCGGAAATGAAAAAATCGGTATGGGTTTGTATGTGTACCAGGACGTAACAGATCTGATCGAGAGACTCGGACTGGGAGGCGCTTACTCATACAGTTTTCAGCTCAGCGGCGACCATTTCCTGTTGGCCGGTCTTTCATTCGGAGTTACCGATAATCAGATCGATTTCTCAAGGGCTTTAGTGATGGACAAAGATGACCCCTTCCTGTATTCAGACAAGCGACGCAAGATTTCAATGGACGCGGCCTTTGGTCTGACCTATTGGTGGAACGATCTTCAGGTTGGGTTTTCCGTTCCCCAACTACTGGGTAACGATGTCCGATATATCAGTAACGAGTCGAATGCATATTATCACCTGTCACGGCATTATACTGCCGGGGCAAAGTACAGCTTTAATATTTCCGAGTCCAATCAAATAAAGGGGGAACCTTCTGTAATGGTACGGATGATGAAAGGGGCCCCTGTGCAGGTGGATGTGAATGCGATGGTTTCCTGGAAAGATTTCCTTTTTGGCGGTTTCTCCTACCGGAGCAACTACGCAGTGGGTGCCCATTTCGGTATTAAACTGAATCATTCGCTGAGTGCAGGTTATTATTATGATTACGTTATCTCCGACATCGGGTCTTACTCAGGCGGAGGACATGAATTTATGCTCGGTTACGCCTTTGGGGGGAAGAAAGAGGAGAAGAAACCTGAGGAGAATAGTGTGCAGCAAATGACGGATAGTCTCCTGATGGTTCTGAAGAAGGAAAACCAGGAGCAGAAAACGGAAATTGACAGTCTGAAAAAGGCAGTAGATGATCTCAGGAATGTACCGGTTCCTGTAAATTATAATCCCGGTGGTAACAACACACCCGGAGGAAACAATACACCGGGAGGGAGTAATCCAAACAATCCGGGTTCCTCAAACACTACGCCCGTTGACACTGCGGGTCTTATTAAAAAGGCATCACTTACTGAGTTTAAAACGGAAATTGGCGCTACTATTGATCCGGGTTTCTATGTGATTGTAGGTGCCTTTAAAGGAGAAGGCAATGCCATGGAAGTTAAAGAGAAGTGGATTAAAATGGGTTACCAGACCAGCAAGGTCCTTTTCAACGCAAAACGCAAGTTGTTCTATGTAACTGTTCTGCAAACCCCGGTTAAAGACGCGGCTATCACTGAATTGAAGGAAGTGCGATCCGGTGCGGAGGATACCTGGATTTTTGAGATGAAGTAG
- a CDS encoding adenine phosphoribosyltransferase → MSGKTLRDKLNGVIRDVPDFPKPGILFKDITPVLQDPALCREVVDTFAEQVGEDRVDAVLGIESRGFIFGMMLANKLNVPFVIVRKAGKLPFRTHRYEYSLEYGSAVMEMHIDAIQPGWNVLVHDDLLATGGTAAAASELIHLQGGKTAGFFFLVELGFLPGRKKLEKYSGKILSLVSF, encoded by the coding sequence ATGAGCGGAAAAACACTGAGAGACAAGCTGAATGGGGTCATACGTGATGTTCCCGATTTTCCAAAACCCGGGATTCTTTTCAAAGACATCACGCCCGTTTTGCAGGATCCGGCGCTGTGCAGGGAAGTGGTAGACACCTTTGCAGAACAAGTAGGTGAAGATCGGGTTGACGCCGTACTTGGTATCGAAAGCCGGGGTTTTATTTTCGGTATGATGCTGGCCAACAAGCTAAATGTACCTTTTGTGATCGTTCGAAAAGCAGGAAAACTCCCTTTCAGAACACATCGCTATGAGTATTCTCTTGAGTATGGATCGGCAGTGATGGAAATGCATATAGACGCCATTCAGCCAGGCTGGAATGTGCTGGTTCATGATGACCTTCTGGCTACCGGAGGAACAGCGGCTGCTGCATCGGAACTGATTCATTTGCAGGGAGGAAAAACAGCAGGATTCTTTTTTCTGGTCGAACTCGGCTTTCTCCCCGGAAGGAAAAAACTGGAGAAATACTCAGGAAAAATCCTCAGTCTCGTAAGTTTTTAG
- a CDS encoding gliding motility-associated C-terminal domain-containing protein, with amino-acid sequence MKHLFFLCCILWGALPAQIEIIQSTGGQVPGGNASLVPLDGNGTLAQTYTLTKCGLNYVSSSQKLGQRFSPPGVQQPANFPVSGLPNCAIIEKAFLYCDASGVGSSITASITNPNSVNQNFPMTLIGSCGDKCWGYSGTYSYRADVTSIISGNGTYVLSGLPVSQPDDVDGATLFIIYSDPTQTYQGDIVIYDGCNVGIGSNNPSTISPLTICANPTVANGFMIVADYQGVGAQVVVNGSAPFNIVDDWWNYVDQATTLTTSTTSSTFAANGNGSDCFNFMMMGLYWQTTTCATCTPASNLLNVTANVVNASCGQSNGSATVTVTGGTPPYTYNWSPNSNTTNTATGLAGGTYYVTITDSTGCAMTVDTIFIAGSSPNASFTALNTSGCAPHCVIFSDLTSPGCTTVNWNFGDNTTATGSNPTHCYTTPGVFTVTMICLDASGCADTVVQTALVNIYSVPIASFTATPALNVVSPPATPVQVCFTNTSSNATFYLWDFNDTGDDTSNAVSPCYTFPDTGTYCVSLVAANANGCIDTTIACVIILPGIELIIPNVFTPNGDNSNDIFYIPSMGLKTLRVKIYNRWGNFINEWDSVTGGWDGKTQSGKEASDGVYYYTLYAEGIDASVVNQAGWVQLIREK; translated from the coding sequence ATGAAACATTTGTTCTTTTTATGCTGCATTCTGTGGGGAGCTCTACCTGCTCAGATTGAAATCATACAGTCAACAGGCGGACAAGTTCCCGGCGGAAATGCATCGCTCGTTCCCCTCGATGGGAACGGAACTCTGGCGCAGACCTATACGCTCACCAAGTGCGGTTTGAATTACGTTTCTTCCAGTCAGAAACTGGGGCAACGTTTCAGTCCCCCGGGTGTTCAGCAACCGGCCAACTTTCCCGTGAGCGGCTTGCCTAACTGTGCAATAATTGAAAAGGCATTTCTTTATTGTGACGCCAGCGGCGTGGGCTCGTCCATCACGGCCAGTATTACAAATCCCAATTCTGTTAACCAGAATTTTCCAATGACCCTCATCGGAAGCTGCGGGGACAAATGCTGGGGCTATTCCGGAACTTATTCGTACCGGGCCGATGTTACCTCCATCATCAGCGGAAACGGAACGTACGTGCTTTCCGGACTGCCCGTGAGTCAGCCGGACGATGTGGATGGTGCCACACTTTTCATTATTTACAGTGATCCTACACAAACCTATCAGGGCGATATCGTTATTTATGACGGGTGTAATGTGGGTATTGGATCCAACAATCCATCAACCATCTCACCCCTTACTATTTGCGCGAATCCTACCGTTGCCAATGGGTTTATGATTGTGGCCGATTACCAGGGCGTGGGAGCGCAAGTGGTGGTGAATGGATCGGCTCCGTTCAATATTGTGGACGACTGGTGGAACTATGTGGATCAGGCTACCACACTAACCACTTCAACCACTTCGTCCACTTTTGCCGCAAATGGAAATGGTTCAGACTGTTTCAATTTTATGATGATGGGACTTTACTGGCAAACCACAACCTGTGCCACTTGCACACCGGCTTCCAATCTCCTGAATGTAACTGCGAATGTGGTGAATGCCTCCTGCGGACAGTCTAACGGGAGTGCCACGGTTACGGTAACCGGGGGAACTCCACCGTATACGTACAATTGGTCGCCCAATAGTAATACAACGAATACTGCCACCGGACTTGCCGGAGGCACCTATTATGTTACCATCACGGATTCTACCGGTTGCGCCATGACGGTAGACACCATCTTTATTGCAGGATCATCACCCAATGCCTCCTTTACCGCATTAAACACCAGCGGTTGTGCACCGCATTGTGTCATTTTTTCGGATCTTACCTCCCCCGGTTGTACAACGGTGAACTGGAATTTTGGTGATAATACCACCGCCACCGGGTCGAATCCGACGCATTGTTATACTACCCCGGGTGTTTTCACAGTAACTATGATCTGTCTTGATGCTTCCGGCTGTGCGGATACAGTTGTCCAAACTGCTCTTGTAAATATATATTCGGTTCCCATTGCTTCATTCACCGCCACTCCTGCGCTGAATGTGGTTTCGCCTCCGGCAACACCGGTGCAGGTTTGTTTTACCAATACCAGCTCGAATGCGACGTTTTATTTGTGGGATTTCAATGATACAGGTGATGACACAAGCAATGCAGTATCTCCCTGTTATACCTTCCCGGATACGGGCACGTATTGCGTATCCCTGGTTGCAGCGAATGCCAACGGTTGTATTGATACTACCATCGCTTGCGTGATTATCCTTCCCGGAATAGAGCTCATCATTCCAAACGTCTTTACACCCAATGGAGATAATTCGAATGATATCTTCTATATACCTTCCATGGGGCTTAAAACGCTGCGGGTTAAAATTTACAACCGGTGGGGCAATTTTATTAATGAATGGGATAGCGTTACCGGAGGATGGGACGGAAAGACGCAAAGCGGTAAAGAGGCTTCCGACGGCGTCTATTATTACACCTTGTATGCTGAGGGTATTGATGCTTCCGTTGTGAATCAGGCCGGATGGGTGCAGCTGATCAGGGAAAAATAA